In Zingiber officinale cultivar Zhangliang chromosome 3B, Zo_v1.1, whole genome shotgun sequence, a single window of DNA contains:
- the LOC121967253 gene encoding F-box protein At5g46170-like: MSSYGAQPSADLDRSRRRRPDPPPAESVDEGIDHFDQLPDSVLLLIFNLVGDIKQLGRCCVVSRRFLAVVPLVDDVVLRVDCVISDDASLSSDAVASGVAVLSQKPPGVISHLARLVLGGLVKPLQALGQILSPFPASATVSRTSSPSSSSPSLPSSTVAHHSPTEVLKNFREIRRLRIEFPDGELDDHDGVLLKWRADFGSTLDRCVILGASSVASSPSICPKSANPSLSLSSDDACGGDDCESIPESFYANGSLKRRVVWTISSLIAASARHYLFHPIVVDHEPLECLVLTDADGQGVLTMDRRQLLELRLKAVVASGSSQRTLLPALSMRLWYAHQLELPGGFVLNGATLLAIKPSDERPKEVGGCIPGSNEFSDSCWIQDCFEEPYRTATKMLMKRRTYCLEMNSF, encoded by the coding sequence ATGTCTTCTTATGGCGCCCAACCGTCGGCGGATCTGGATAGGTCACGGAGGCGCCGCCCGGATCCGCCGCCGGCGGAGTCGGTGGACGAGGGGATCGATCACTTCGACCAGCTTCCTGACTCGGTGCTCCTTTTGATCTTCAATCTGGTCGGCGATATCAAGCAACTGGGGCGGTGCTGCGTCGTGTCCCGCCGCTTCCTCGCCGTGGTACCTCTCGTCGACGACGTCGTCCTCCGGGTCGATTGCGTCATCTCTGACGACGCCTCCCTGTCCTCTGATGCCGTGGCAAGCGGTGTCGCCGTCTTGTCGCAGAAGCCCCCTGGCGTCATATCCCACCTCGCCCGTCTCGTCCTAGGTGGGCTCGTCAAGCCGCTTCAGGCCCTTGGGCAGATCCTCTCCCCCTTCCCTGCGTCTGCTACCGTCTCCAGGACATCATCGCCTTCGTCCTCTTCTCCTTCGCTGCCCTCTTCCACCGTTGCCCACCACTCACCGACCGAGGTGTTGAAGAACTTCAGAGAAATCCGTCGCCTCCGTATCGAGTTTCCTGACGGCGAACTCGATGACCATGATGGCGTCCTCTTGAAGTGGAGGGCCGACTTCGGATCCACCCTCGATCGCTGCGTCATCCTTGGCGCCTCCTCCGTGGCCTCTTCACCATCCATTTGCCCTAAATCCGCGAATCCTAGCCTCAGTCTTAGTTCCGATGATGCTTGTGGAGGTGATGATTGTGAGAGCATTCCGGAGTCGTTCTACGCCAATGGAAGCTTAAAGCGGAGGGTCGTATGGACCATTAGCTCGTTGATTGCTGCATCGGCACGCCATTATCTTTTTCATCCTATTGTGGTCGACCATGAGCCTTTGGAGTGCTTGGTCCTGACGGATGCTGATGGACAAGGAGTGCTGACCATGGACCGGCGGCAGCTGCTAGAACTAAGGTTAAAAGCAGTGGTGGCATCAGGGAGCTCGCAGCGGACCCTTTTGCCAGCGCTAAGCATGCGCCTGTGGTATGCCCACCAGCTTGAGTTGCCTGGTGGGTTTGTGCTGAACGGTGCAACCCTGTTGGCTATCAAACCAAGTGATGAGCGGCCGAAGGAAGTAGGTGGTTGCATACCAGGTTCCAATGAGTTCTCAGATAGTTGCTGGATCCAAGATTGCTTTGAAGAGCCATATAGAACAGCAACGAAGATGCTCATGAAGAGGAGGACTTACTGCCTTGAGATGAACTCTTTCTGA